In Gossypium hirsutum isolate 1008001.06 chromosome D01, Gossypium_hirsutum_v2.1, whole genome shotgun sequence, the genomic window AGGGATGCCTTCAAGGCCTTATCGGTTTAAGCTCCGGTGGTGTCCGATATAGGGTACGAATCTGGTCGGAAAACGAGCCCTAGGATAAGAATAACATATATTTTCAAGTCAATTACTAGCCGTTAGATTTGAAACATCCCCGTGTCATTCGGGTGACTTTGGCCTCTCCGGCCGAAGCCGGAGCTACTGGTATAACAAGCTGTATGCCGATAAATCCTGTATTCTGCAAACATTATCCGAACACAGTTCTCTCTCCAGCTGCGAGCTCGTTGCTTGTAAAACCTTCTGCAAAAAAATGGAAATTACATTCAAAGCAATGTATTCAGAGCTTTTTCCACCCGAAAAATATATGTTTTTCCGGTATAACGGGCTCGATATGACCTGAATAACGGTGGTTAACAAAGGGAATTCGGAAAATTTATCGAAACATGAACATGGGGATGCGTACATTGAATTCCATGTAGGAAGCTCGCATCGCGAGCCACTGCGCATCGACCATTTCAAAAGCTGTACAATATAGTACATCGAAGGCTTCTTCGTCTTCTGCAATTTCATATATAATCACGAGATTGAATACACAGAACAATAATGCTCGATCGAAAATGACTGGAATCAACGGTTCCCTTACCTCCTAATAGTTTCACGAAATTAAATCCGGGGAGATTACTTGGTTTTTCTGCAAAAAAGGAGCATAGATTACGGAACGACTAAGGAATGTAACGGAACATGTCCACCAAAAATAGATAATATTTTCCGACGAACCTGAATATAAATCCAACATCTGAATCAACATAAAAGATATATTGATGCCGGCAACGGCGAAAGGGTATTCCCAAGTTGCTCGAGTTCCGTCTTGTTTAAGTAAAACCCTACGGAAAGATGCCTTCATTTTGTGTTTTTATTAGTACATAATCCGATTCTCTTGCGGAAATCTAAACACATAAAAAAGAAGAGACACGGAAGGATTACCGGATATGTTCGGCCGTAAAACAACAAGTTTTCCAGTGAGATAAAACCACAAGCCCTAAGGGGAGAAGTTTTCACTTTTAGATAACATAAAATTTAGATATCAAATATGCAAATTCGGAaagaatcgaatcgaatcgaaagaATCGTACCGAAAATCAGTGTACGGATTAGGGCCTTGCCATCCCATTTCTTTCCACTGTTCCGAGACCAAGCCTTTTAGAGCAACATTAGGAAATGCAATGTGCCACAATTCTTTGAGAGCTTCCTGTTACACCGAAAAATTTATACGATCAACTATTCGACTTATACGATATTAAAGCCAACTACACGAAAGCGTAACTATTTAAGCTTTTTAAATGAAGTACCTGATGATCAGGACGAGTCTCATCGAAAGGTATTTGTATTCGTTTTTGAAGCTTTTGAAGTCTTTGTTCCTATTGAGAAATTAAAGAAACTAAATGTATACACacgtacatgtatatatatatataagtagcaAACGTATATTATCGAAGTCAGTCCAAGTATTTCGAGTGAACATTCGAGATTACCTGAATAGGTGTCAAAGGGTAGTCGAGAAACTTGTCGCTACGCTTATTGCTTAACCGATTAAGAACCCCCCCTATCCACGATCGTGATCCAGCCATAGAATTAGCTACAACAACAAAAAGATCGATCAGAAATATTCAGAAATGCCAATGATCTATCGGTATAAAAGCCTATTCAATCGGTTTCCACGAGACATCAAGGTTTACCATTGTTTTCCCTGTGCTTGGCTACATATGGTATATATTTAAACATCTTGAACAAACTTATGTTTTAAAACAAACATTCAAAGGCAATCAAGATGCTCGTAATTTCCCCAACTCTAAAGAAGAATGCcgaaaaagaaaacaagaaatcATCAAGAAATTCGACTTACTAAAAATCGTGAGTCAACCGTAATATGGTCATGAGTCGAACCGTATGTACATTTCAACTCGTACGATGTCGGTAAACTTCGTCCACATCAACCTACATGCAGATTTTCACCCCACCATTCAGTACTAAATAGTTTGGTTACAATAAAAGGTAAAAATCCAATCCACCAATCATTATCGTTGTCATCAAAATTTGtcaaatatacatatttatttttcaccAATCGTATGCTACATCATATGAGGATAACCTAACCAATATGTTCGACAAATTTTAACGGAAAATATTAACAATGTTATGATTGGACTGTGATTTCTAAATCGAAAAAttaagtttaaagactaaattttaaaatttatcaaaatacagGGATTAACAGGATATTTTAACCTAATATTTATTATGATCAGCTGATTCAATTGAAAGATTACAATTTACAAAAAGAAAAGCAAACACAGATTAAGCTAACAGGTACCATTCAATTAAATTGCCTTGCAATGACAACAATTGATCAAATTAGAGATTTACATACATACATGATACatacaaaaattagaattttcaCATTATTTTAAACCGAAAAGAAGGATTGAAGAAAATGAGTAACAAATCAAACAATCAAATAACAACACAAAATACAAATATACCTAGGAAAAAAAATAGGAAAGAAAGGAGTTTTTGGATTCGTTATTCCGTTAATGACTCAGTTATTagcatatttccatttcaatTACCAAACTGTAGAAATTTTCAATTTCGTTATTTTTTACATCATTTCTGTTTTAGCTATTCCGTGATATGATCTATTTTTAACtggtataataatatatttaatcctAAATACTTATACATTATATGAATTCAATTccaattctaaataatttaataaatttaacccttttctCAAACGCATTCttttaaacaaaaaagaaagatcGAAGAAATGGGTAACAAATGAATCAATCCAATAAGAACACAAAACAAAGatacccaaaaaaaaaaggaactttTTATTTGCAACCCCGAAAAGAAAATGTAATTGCATTAAGGGAAAATCAATAAAGATGAAaactttggaaaaaaaaaaaaagagggtcTCTATACCTGTTGTTATTGCATGTGTTGGGGAATAAAAGTTGGTACCTTGAAAGGCCTAGTTGAAGAAAAGGAGGGAAAGTAAGAGATAGGGA contains:
- the LOC107928867 gene encoding ELMO domain-containing protein A gives rise to the protein MAGSRSWIGGVLNRLSNKRSDKFLDYPLTPIQEQRLQKLQKRIQIPFDETRPDHQEALKELWHIAFPNVALKGLVSEQWKEMGWQGPNPYTDFRACGFISLENLLFYGRTYPASFRRVLLKQDGTRATWEYPFAVAGINISFMLIQMLDLYSEKPSNLPGFNFVKLLGEDEEAFDVLYCTAFEMVDAQWLAMRASYMEFNKVLQATSSQLERELCSDNVCRIQDLSAYSLLYQ